One genomic window of Acidobacteriota bacterium includes the following:
- a CDS encoding UDP-N-acetylmuramate--alanine ligase, whose protein sequence is MTNKTRYFFCGIGGSGMLPLALILLDQGHIIEGSDRSLDQGRTPAKFDYLRSKGIRLFPQDGSGVTSSEQIVVASAAVEDTVPDIAAAIRVGAQRMSRADMLSALFNAAPFAIGVAGTSGKSTVTGMIAWILHRTGKSPTVMNGAVMKNFRTPEALFSSSLVGTSGIFVSEVDESDGSIAAYNPRVAVLMNIALDHKTMEELRALFGGFAGRAQTQVLNLDNGETARLAEGFPAAITYSLDNPAAQLTASSIWPGPTMIKFSVHDRKSGETAAIRLATPGLHNVSNALAAIAAAMTCGVRLGEAAAALGEFQGIARRFDIVGTAGDIAVIDDFGHNPDKIAATLRTVKQYPGRVLVMFQPHGFGPIKKMRREFAECFADNLAAEDILLMPEPAYFGGTVDRSVGSADLAADIRALGRSAEALGDRAACGARLLELARPGDTILVMGARDDTLTLFAQAILASLKAR, encoded by the coding sequence ATGACCAACAAGACTCGCTACTTCTTCTGCGGCATCGGCGGCTCCGGCATGTTGCCGTTGGCGTTGATCCTTCTTGACCAGGGCCACATTATCGAGGGCTCGGACCGGTCGCTAGACCAGGGCCGCACGCCCGCGAAGTTTGACTATCTCCGCAGCAAGGGCATCCGCCTCTTCCCGCAGGATGGCAGCGGCGTGACGAGCTCCGAGCAGATCGTCGTCGCCTCCGCCGCCGTGGAGGACACTGTGCCGGATATTGCCGCCGCGATCCGCGTGGGCGCGCAGCGGATGAGCCGGGCGGACATGCTCTCGGCGCTGTTCAATGCCGCGCCCTTTGCAATTGGCGTGGCGGGCACCAGCGGCAAGTCGACCGTTACCGGCATGATCGCCTGGATCCTGCACCGCACCGGCAAGAGCCCGACCGTGATGAACGGCGCGGTGATGAAGAATTTCCGCACGCCCGAGGCGCTGTTCTCCAGCTCGCTTGTTGGCACCAGCGGAATCTTCGTCTCGGAGGTCGATGAGAGCGATGGCTCCATCGCCGCCTACAATCCCCGCGTGGCTGTGCTGATGAACATCGCGCTCGACCACAAGACGATGGAGGAGCTGCGCGCCCTGTTCGGCGGCTTTGCGGGCCGCGCGCAGACGCAAGTGCTGAACCTCGACAATGGCGAAACCGCGCGCCTTGCCGAAGGCTTCCCCGCCGCGATCACCTACAGTCTCGACAACCCGGCCGCGCAGCTGACAGCCAGCAGCATCTGGCCAGGCCCCACGATGATCAAATTCTCCGTACACGACAGGAAATCCGGCGAGACGGCGGCAATTCGGCTGGCGACGCCCGGCCTGCACAATGTGTCGAACGCGCTCGCCGCGATTGCTGCGGCGATGACCTGCGGCGTGCGCCTTGGCGAGGCCGCCGCTGCGCTGGGCGAGTTTCAAGGCATTGCCCGGCGTTTCGACATTGTCGGCACGGCGGGCGATATCGCTGTGATCGACGATTTCGGGCACAACCCGGACAAGATCGCCGCGACGCTGCGCACGGTGAAACAATATCCCGGCCGGGTGCTGGTGATGTTCCAGCCGCACGGTTTCGGGCCGATCAAGAAGATGCGCCGCGAGTTTGCCGAGTGTTTTGCGGATAATCTGGCTGCGGAGGATATCCTCCTGATGCCGGAACCCGCCTATTTCGGCGGCACGGTGGACCGCTCCGTCGGCAGCGCAGACCTCGCCGCCGATATCCGCGCGCTCGGCCGCAGCGCAGAAGCGCTGGGCGACCGGGCCGCCTGCGGCGCGCGCCTGCTGGAACTGGCAAGGCCGGGCGACACGATACTGGTGATGGGCGCGCGGGACGATACGCTGACGCTGTTTGCGCAGGCAATCCTGGCCAGCCTCAAGGCGCGCTGA
- a CDS encoding SDR family oxidoreductase, whose product MSLFSLANRTALVTGASSGLGEHFAHVLAGAGATVVLAARRMDRLEGVAEAISRAGGQALPVEMDVTDEGSVVAAFDSIKEALGRPCDILVNNSGMSREGWFREQSEEDWDAVIETNLTGVWRVGKHATNAMIDAKVKGSIINIASITAHRTQLMTTAYCVSKAGVDHLTRHMALESARYGIRVNAISPGYYKTAINDEYLDSEAGEAMRKRVPMRRFGEYKELDGALLLLASDAGSYMTGSTLVVDGGHLLIPL is encoded by the coding sequence ATGAGCTTGTTTAGTCTGGCTAACAGGACAGCCCTCGTGACGGGCGCGTCAAGCGGCCTTGGCGAACATTTTGCGCATGTGCTGGCCGGGGCCGGTGCCACGGTCGTGCTGGCGGCGCGGCGGATGGACAGGCTGGAAGGCGTTGCCGAGGCGATCTCGCGGGCCGGCGGGCAGGCCCTTCCGGTCGAGATGGACGTGACGGACGAGGGCAGCGTCGTGGCGGCGTTCGATTCGATCAAGGAAGCGCTTGGGCGGCCGTGCGACATCCTCGTCAACAATTCCGGCATGTCGCGCGAGGGCTGGTTCCGCGAGCAGAGCGAGGAAGACTGGGACGCGGTGATCGAGACGAACCTGACCGGCGTCTGGCGGGTCGGCAAGCATGCGACCAATGCCATGATCGATGCCAAGGTGAAGGGGTCGATCATCAACATCGCCTCCATCACCGCGCACCGGACGCAACTGATGACGACCGCGTATTGCGTGTCGAAGGCGGGGGTCGACCATCTGACGCGGCACATGGCGCTGGAGAGCGCGCGCTATGGCATCCGGGTCAACGCAATCTCGCCGGGCTATTACAAGACGGCGATCAATGACGAGTATCTCGACTCGGAGGCGGGTGAGGCGATGCGCAAGCGCGTGCCGATGCGGCGGTTCGGGGAGTACAAGGAACTCGACGGGGCGCTGCTGCTGCTGGCGTCGGACGCGGGCAGCTACATGACGGGCTCAACCCTGGTGGTCGACGGCGGGCATTTGCTGATCCCGCTTTAG
- a CDS encoding Re/Si-specific NAD(P)(+) transhydrogenase subunit alpha, with protein sequence MKISVLKERRPGETRVAATPETVKKLVGLGHTITVESGAGTVAGFPDPAFTDAGAAIAASPAEAAKGADIVFKVRRPEPGEIDALPEGSALIALMEPFAYPAGEVAALNARKIAALSMEFTPRITRAQSMDALSSQSNLAGYRAVIEGAQIYGRAMPMMMTAAGTVAPAKVFVMGAGVAGLQAIATARRLGAVVTANDVRPAAKEQVASLGAKFIAVEDDEFKAAETAAGYAKEMSAEYQAKQAALTASHIAKQDIVITTALIPGRAAPVLITEEMVKSMKPGSVIVDMAVSQGGNCPLSKADEIVDVNGVKVAGFSNLPGRLPADSSSLFAKNLLSFLPLITAEGGALNLDTDDEIVKAMLLTRNGATVSERLK encoded by the coding sequence ATGAAGATATCAGTGCTCAAAGAACGGCGACCCGGCGAAACCCGCGTGGCGGCAACCCCGGAGACAGTCAAGAAGCTTGTGGGTCTCGGCCACACGATCACGGTGGAATCCGGGGCCGGCACGGTCGCCGGTTTTCCTGATCCGGCCTTCACGGATGCCGGCGCGGCCATCGCCGCCTCACCGGCCGAGGCCGCCAAGGGCGCCGATATCGTCTTTAAGGTGCGCCGGCCCGAGCCGGGCGAGATCGATGCCCTGCCCGAAGGGTCGGCCCTGATCGCCCTGATGGAGCCGTTCGCCTACCCGGCCGGCGAAGTCGCCGCGCTGAACGCCCGGAAGATCGCCGCGCTCTCTATGGAATTCACCCCGCGCATCACCCGCGCCCAGTCGATGGACGCCCTCTCGTCCCAGTCCAACCTCGCCGGCTACCGCGCCGTCATCGAAGGCGCTCAGATCTATGGCCGCGCCATGCCGATGATGATGACCGCCGCAGGCACCGTCGCCCCGGCCAAGGTCTTCGTCATGGGCGCCGGTGTGGCCGGCCTCCAGGCCATCGCCACCGCCCGCCGCCTCGGCGCGGTCGTCACCGCCAACGATGTCCGCCCCGCCGCCAAGGAACAGGTCGCCTCGCTCGGCGCCAAATTCATCGCGGTCGAGGATGACGAGTTCAAGGCCGCCGAAACCGCCGCTGGCTACGCCAAGGAAATGTCGGCCGAGTACCAGGCGAAACAGGCCGCGCTCACCGCCAGCCACATCGCCAAGCAGGATATTGTCATCACCACCGCCCTGATCCCCGGCCGCGCCGCGCCCGTCCTGATCACGGAGGAAATGGTGAAATCGATGAAGCCGGGCTCGGTGATCGTCGACATGGCGGTCAGCCAGGGCGGCAACTGCCCGCTCTCGAAGGCGGACGAGATCGTCGACGTGAACGGCGTCAAGGTCGCCGGCTTCTCGAACCTGCCCGGCCGCCTGCCGGCTGATTCGTCCTCGCTGTTTGCGAAGAACCTCCTGTCCTTCCTTCCGCTGATCACAGCCGAGGGCGGCGCGCTCAATCTCGATACGGACGACGAGATCGTCAAAGCCATGCTGCTCACCCGCAATGGCGCCACCGTCAGCGAAAGGCTCAAGTGA
- the folK gene encoding 2-amino-4-hydroxy-6-hydroxymethyldihydropteridine diphosphokinase: MTEACLGLGANLGDRAAQLAEALLRLDAVEGIRLLAVSPVYRTAPWGVEDQPDFLNLCVRIETELSPPALLAACKAVEAAMGRQARERWGPREIDVDVLLVADVEMQTPELTLPHPRMLQRRFVLAPLADLVPDWIVGERTIAEHAVELGADDLCEWDEPESARVQALLSAP; the protein is encoded by the coding sequence ATGACTGAAGCCTGCCTCGGGCTCGGCGCCAACCTCGGCGACCGGGCGGCGCAACTGGCCGAGGCGCTGCTGCGCCTCGATGCCGTCGAGGGGATACGTCTACTGGCGGTCTCGCCGGTCTACCGCACCGCGCCCTGGGGCGTGGAAGACCAGCCGGATTTCCTGAACCTCTGCGTACGGATCGAGACGGAGCTTTCACCGCCAGCGCTGCTGGCCGCCTGCAAGGCGGTGGAGGCGGCAATGGGCCGGCAGGCGCGCGAGCGCTGGGGCCCGCGCGAGATCGACGTGGATGTGCTGCTCGTCGCAGATGTGGAGATGCAGACACCTGAACTCACCCTGCCGCATCCGCGCATGCTGCAGCGGCGCTTCGTTTTGGCACCGCTGGCCGACCTTGTGCCGGACTGGATTGTCGGCGAGCGGACAATTGCCGAGCACGCTGTCGAGCTCGGAGCGGACGACCTGTGCGAATGGGATGAGCCGGAATCAGCGCGTGTGCAGGCCCTGCTCAGCGCGCCTTGA
- a CDS encoding NAD(P)(+) transhydrogenase (Re/Si-specific) subunit beta: protein MEQFHSTWAPLLYLASGILFILALRGLSSPATSQKGNRNGMIGMAIAVATSIVLIWDQLDPTTWALILGAVAIGGTIGAYIARKIPMTDMPQLVAAFHSLVGLAAVLVASAALYAPESFGIMGITGIKSASLIELGLGSAIGALTFTGSIIAFAKLNGNMSGAPILLPARHLLNLALAGGVVALTVILIMSGGQAHWAFWGLTVLALILGITLIIPIGGADMPVVVSMLNSYSGWAAAALGFTLGNFALIITGALVGSSGAILSYIMCKGMNRSFISVILGGFGGEDAAAAAGGAKVDRPYKKGSAEDAAFIMKNASKVIIVPGYGMAVAQAQHALKEMAEKLKEEGVEVKYAIHPVAGRMPGHMNVLLAEAQVPYDEVFELEDINSEFSASDVAFVIGANDVTNPAAKTDKTSPIYGMPILDVENARTVLFIKRSMGSGYAGIENELFFHDNTMMLLADAKKMVEDIVKNF, encoded by the coding sequence TTGGAACAGTTCCATTCGACCTGGGCGCCCCTGCTTTATCTCGCCTCGGGCATCCTCTTCATCCTGGCGCTGCGCGGCCTCTCCAGCCCCGCGACCAGCCAGAAGGGCAACCGCAATGGCATGATCGGCATGGCCATCGCGGTGGCCACCTCCATCGTCCTCATCTGGGACCAGCTTGATCCGACCACGTGGGCGCTGATCCTCGGCGCCGTCGCCATCGGCGGCACCATCGGCGCCTACATCGCCCGCAAGATCCCGATGACCGACATGCCGCAGCTCGTCGCGGCCTTCCACTCGCTCGTCGGCCTCGCCGCCGTGCTCGTCGCCTCCGCCGCGCTCTACGCGCCGGAAAGCTTCGGCATCATGGGCATTACCGGTATCAAGTCGGCCTCGCTGATCGAACTCGGCCTCGGCTCCGCCATCGGCGCCCTCACCTTCACCGGCTCGATCATCGCCTTCGCGAAACTCAACGGCAACATGAGCGGCGCGCCGATCCTGCTGCCCGCCCGCCACCTGCTGAACCTCGCCCTCGCAGGCGGTGTTGTCGCGCTGACGGTCATCCTGATCATGTCCGGCGGCCAGGCCCACTGGGCCTTCTGGGGCCTCACCGTCCTCGCGCTGATCCTCGGCATCACGCTGATCATCCCCATCGGCGGCGCCGACATGCCGGTCGTCGTGTCGATGCTGAACTCCTATTCCGGCTGGGCCGCTGCCGCCCTCGGCTTCACGCTCGGCAATTTCGCGCTGATCATCACCGGCGCGCTCGTCGGCTCGTCCGGCGCGATCCTTTCGTACATCATGTGCAAAGGCATGAACCGCTCCTTCATCTCGGTGATCCTCGGCGGCTTCGGCGGCGAAGATGCCGCCGCCGCTGCCGGCGGCGCGAAGGTGGATCGTCCGTACAAGAAGGGTTCTGCCGAAGACGCCGCCTTCATCATGAAGAACGCCTCCAAGGTCATCATCGTCCCCGGCTACGGCATGGCCGTCGCCCAGGCCCAGCACGCGCTGAAGGAGATGGCCGAGAAGCTGAAGGAAGAAGGCGTCGAAGTGAAATACGCCATCCACCCCGTCGCGGGCCGGATGCCGGGTCACATGAACGTCCTCCTCGCCGAAGCGCAGGTGCCGTATGATGAAGTCTTCGAACTCGAAGACATCAACTCGGAATTCTCCGCCTCGGACGTCGCCTTCGTCATCGGCGCCAATGACGTGACGAACCCGGCGGCCAAAACCGACAAGACCTCGCCGATCTACGGCATGCCCATCCTCGACGTCGAGAACGCCCGCACGGTGCTGTTCATCAAGCGCTCGATGGGCTCGGGCTATGCCGGCATCGAGAACGAACTCTTCTTCCACGACAACACGATGATGCTGCTCGCGGACGCCAAGAAGATGGTCGAGGACATCGTCAAGAACTTTTAG
- a CDS encoding ABC transporter substrate-binding protein: protein MMVLAGPAFAGPARPTVVSLDYCADQFVLALADRDQILAVSKDAERQFSHLRAKAAGLPKVRAAAEDVIALGPDVVVRSWGGDARALAFYERFGIRTVQLGYADDIQGTADVTRAVAAEIGQAARGEALIAAMPKPAPATGRSALYVTPGGVSAGKGTMIDAIFRQAGLTNANPGVGWTGLPLEQLVRAPPSLMLTAFFGFDDDATDRWSVSRHPVMQRLMREAEVIAMDESRVSCAAWLVADEGAAIAAALEAAR, encoded by the coding sequence ATGATGGTTCTGGCCGGTCCTGCATTCGCAGGGCCGGCGAGGCCGACCGTTGTGTCGCTGGACTATTGTGCGGACCAGTTCGTGCTGGCGCTGGCCGACCGCGACCAGATCCTGGCGGTCTCGAAGGATGCAGAACGCCAGTTCAGTCACCTGCGGGCGAAGGCAGCGGGCCTGCCCAAGGTGCGCGCCGCGGCGGAAGACGTGATTGCGCTCGGCCCGGACGTGGTAGTGCGCAGCTGGGGCGGGGACGCGCGGGCGCTGGCTTTCTATGAGCGTTTCGGCATCCGCACCGTGCAGCTCGGCTATGCGGACGATATTCAGGGTACGGCGGATGTGACCCGGGCGGTCGCGGCCGAGATCGGGCAGGCGGCGCGGGGCGAGGCGCTGATCGCCGCGATGCCGAAGCCGGCGCCGGCGACGGGCCGCAGCGCGCTCTACGTGACGCCGGGCGGCGTCAGCGCGGGCAAGGGCACGATGATCGACGCGATCTTCCGGCAGGCCGGTCTCACCAATGCCAATCCGGGCGTAGGCTGGACCGGGTTGCCGCTCGAGCAGCTGGTGCGGGCGCCGCCGTCGCTGATGTTGACAGCGTTTTTCGGGTTTGACGACGATGCGACGGATCGCTGGTCGGTGTCGCGCCATCCGGTGATGCAGCGGCTGATGCGCGAAGCTGAGGTGATTGCGATGGACGAGTCGCGCGTCTCGTGTGCGGCCTGGCTGGTGGCGGACGAGGGCGCGGCGATTGCGGCCGCGCTGGAGGCGGCGCGATGA
- a CDS encoding LD-carboxypeptidase, translated as MGAKVTRIGIVGPGRAVDRSLADRVTALAGQAAELVWHPQCFLRQGHFAGPDEARAAAFEEFANESSLDAVWFARGGYGACRILDRAFGNLGDAARRKTYLGYSDAGNLLARLARDGIGRVAHGPMPADILREGGEAAVRRSLGFLTGTDDGAGIDPVTLAPGKYAAFNISVFASLIGTGWLPDLTGHVLMLEDVGEYHYRLDRMMFTITSNPEVRKVAGIRLGRCGAIPVNDIDFGRDEEEIVRDWCARGGIAYLGRADIGHDVENKIVVFGERGVGV; from the coding sequence ATGGGCGCGAAGGTGACACGGATCGGGATTGTCGGGCCCGGGCGGGCGGTTGATCGGTCGCTGGCGGACCGGGTGACCGCGCTGGCGGGGCAGGCGGCGGAGCTGGTCTGGCACCCGCAATGTTTCCTGCGGCAGGGCCATTTCGCGGGGCCTGACGAGGCGCGGGCGGCAGCGTTCGAGGAGTTTGCGAACGAGTCCTCGCTCGATGCGGTCTGGTTTGCGCGTGGCGGTTATGGCGCCTGCCGGATCCTTGACCGCGCCTTTGGCAATCTCGGCGATGCGGCGCGGCGCAAGACCTATCTGGGCTATAGCGATGCGGGCAACCTGCTCGCGCGGCTGGCGCGCGACGGGATCGGGCGGGTGGCGCATGGGCCGATGCCGGCGGATATCCTGCGCGAGGGCGGCGAGGCGGCGGTGCGCCGGTCGCTCGGCTTTCTGACGGGTACGGATGATGGTGCAGGGATTGACCCTGTGACGCTGGCGCCGGGCAAGTATGCGGCGTTCAACATTTCGGTGTTCGCGAGCCTGATCGGCACCGGCTGGCTGCCGGACCTTACGGGCCATGTGCTGATGCTGGAGGATGTGGGCGAGTATCATTACCGGCTGGACCGGATGATGTTCACCATCACGTCTAACCCGGAAGTGCGCAAGGTCGCCGGCATCCGGCTGGGGCGGTGCGGGGCGATCCCGGTGAACGATATCGACTTTGGCCGGGACGAGGAGGAGATCGTGCGGGACTGGTGCGCGCGGGGCGGCATTGCCTATCTCGGTCGCGCGGATATCGGCCACGATGTGGAAAACAAGATTGTGGTGTTCGGGGAGCGGGGTGTGGGGGTGTGA
- the folB gene encoding dihydroneopterin aldolase produces the protein MADRVFVSNLCLHGFHGVHTAEKNLGQKFYIDIDCELAAKATRTDLMRDAVDYGALCDLAEKLSAETVFNLIETFAERIAQAVLDTQPLVARVSITVRKPSAPIRHFVDHVGVSIVRSRDD, from the coding sequence ATGGCTGACCGTGTTTTCGTCTCGAACCTCTGCCTGCACGGCTTTCACGGCGTGCACACGGCGGAAAAGAATCTTGGCCAGAAATTCTACATCGACATCGACTGCGAACTCGCCGCCAAGGCGACGCGCACCGATCTGATGCGCGACGCAGTCGACTATGGCGCGCTGTGCGACCTTGCCGAAAAACTGTCGGCCGAGACGGTGTTCAACCTGATCGAAACCTTCGCCGAGCGTATCGCGCAGGCCGTGCTCGACACCCAGCCGCTGGTCGCGCGTGTGTCGATCACCGTGCGCAAGCCCTCGGCGCCGATCCGGCACTTTGTCGATCATGTCGGCGTGTCGATTGTGCGCAGCCGGGATGACTGA
- a CDS encoding NAD(P) transhydrogenase subunit alpha, translated as MNSTVFLAAIFALACFVGYYVVWSVTPALHTPLMAVTNAISSVIVVGALVAAAAHGLSSEGWIAKILGAVAVMLASVNIFGGFLVTQRMLAMYKKKGQ; from the coding sequence ATCAACTCCACGGTCTTCCTCGCGGCCATCTTCGCGCTCGCCTGCTTCGTCGGCTATTACGTCGTCTGGTCGGTCACGCCTGCCCTGCACACGCCGCTGATGGCCGTCACCAACGCCATCTCCTCGGTCATCGTCGTCGGCGCGCTCGTCGCCGCCGCCGCCCACGGTCTCTCGTCGGAAGGCTGGATCGCCAAGATCCTCGGCGCGGTCGCCGTGATGCTGGCCAGCGTCAACATCTTCGGCGGCTTCCTCGTCACCCAGCGCATGCTGGCCATGTACAAGAAGAAGGGGCAGTAG
- a CDS encoding iron ABC transporter permease codes for MSRVTGGLVAAAVMLFALSALAGTAPLPLGDALAALAGQGEAAARTIVWEIRLPRAAAAFLVGAALGLAGAGLQGLLQNPLAEPGVLGVSAFAALGAVVAIFFGLATVSSFAVPLAAILGAGVATLLLAVAAVRGAGSVTLLLIGIGLSSFAGALMSLAMNMAPNPYSLSDLVNWMMGSVANRSWADVWLAAPGFAIGAALVLVAGPGLRALSLGEETAASLGADPKRTRLLVIAGTSLLAGVSVASAGAIGFVGIVAPHVVRPFVRHDPQRLLVPSALLAGIVLLAADLAVRVLPFQQELKLGVAAALVGGPVFIWIAARLGRAGT; via the coding sequence ATGAGCCGGGTGACGGGCGGGCTGGTTGCGGCGGCGGTGATGCTGTTCGCGTTGTCGGCGCTGGCGGGCACGGCGCCCTTGCCACTTGGCGATGCGTTGGCGGCGCTGGCAGGGCAGGGCGAGGCGGCGGCGCGCACGATTGTCTGGGAAATCCGCCTGCCGCGGGCGGCGGCGGCTTTCCTGGTGGGCGCGGCGCTCGGGCTCGCCGGCGCGGGGTTGCAGGGGCTGTTGCAGAACCCGCTGGCGGAGCCCGGCGTGCTGGGGGTGTCGGCCTTTGCGGCGCTGGGGGCGGTGGTCGCAATTTTCTTCGGCCTTGCGACGGTGAGCAGTTTTGCCGTGCCGCTGGCGGCGATTCTCGGCGCAGGCGTTGCCACGCTGTTGCTCGCCGTGGCGGCGGTGCGCGGCGCGGGCAGCGTGACGTTGCTGCTGATCGGTATCGGCCTCTCGAGTTTTGCCGGGGCGCTGATGTCGCTGGCGATGAACATGGCGCCGAACCCCTACAGCCTGTCGGACCTCGTGAACTGGATGATGGGCTCGGTGGCCAATCGTTCGTGGGCGGACGTGTGGCTGGCGGCGCCGGGCTTCGCCATTGGCGCGGCGCTGGTGTTGGTGGCGGGGCCGGGCCTGCGCGCGCTGAGCCTTGGTGAGGAGACGGCGGCGAGCCTCGGCGCAGACCCGAAGCGCACGCGGCTGCTGGTGATCGCTGGCACCTCGCTGCTGGCGGGGGTGAGTGTCGCGTCGGCGGGCGCGATCGGGTTTGTCGGGATCGTGGCGCCGCATGTGGTGCGGCCATTCGTGCGGCATGACCCGCAGCGGCTATTGGTGCCTTCGGCGCTGCTGGCGGGGATCGTGTTGCTGGCGGCGGACCTCGCGGTGCGCGTGCTACCTTTCCAGCAGGAACTGAAGCTGGGCGTGGCGGCGGCGCTGGTCGGCGGGCCGGTGTTCATCTGGATCGCCGCGCGGCTCGGGCGGGCGGGCACATGA
- a CDS encoding TonB-dependent receptor translates to MSASALALNSSLAHAEDARVLDPVEVTGLRPVEAGKATVSVSVLTPDDLAVRLSPNPADQLRAVPGVAVSRSGSVGGLTQVRLRGAEANHTLVLFEGIEVSDPVTGDTDFGLLTALPAGRIEVLRGAASAIHGSDPIGGVVSISAGDTRGMSAFAETGSLETLNGGAGWRGERFGAAVNGFTTEGVDTSGTGGAKDGSDALSGLLTANFDLGADWSLSLVGLARKADADFDADTDFDGLLDDEDRRTEAEQRVAGAALTGALGPLDHVVKASFSEVQRDNFADGSLSDDYTGRRTKLSWSPGFVAGGHSVTGLVDFERETYERSDIQYGGLTDASEAFESLGLAGEYRLALGAFDFAASARHDDNKGRFADADTWRLGAGYAIAPVGGRVRASVGTGVKNPTFTELFGFFPGSFVGNPDLKPEESTSWEVGWDQTIGDFSWSATYFEADLENEIYTAFNPDFTSTALNRAGKSERMGVELAARWQVLERLALAGQASVFDSQDDAGADEIRVPEETASLSVDWRVREDGLRLGAALDYVGAQGDFNFGPFPAQLVALDAYTLASLTVEYPLTDRVALTLRGENLLDETAVDVFGYTGPGAGVFVGLKVK, encoded by the coding sequence CTGAGCGCCTCCGCGCTGGCACTCAATTCATCCCTCGCCCACGCTGAAGACGCGCGCGTGCTCGATCCGGTCGAAGTGACCGGGCTGCGCCCTGTGGAGGCCGGCAAGGCAACGGTGTCGGTGTCCGTGCTGACGCCGGACGATCTGGCGGTTCGCCTGTCGCCGAACCCGGCTGACCAGCTGCGCGCGGTGCCCGGCGTGGCGGTATCGCGCTCCGGCAGCGTCGGCGGGCTGACGCAGGTGCGCCTACGCGGCGCGGAGGCGAACCATACGCTGGTGCTGTTCGAGGGAATCGAAGTGTCCGACCCGGTGACGGGCGATACCGATTTCGGCCTGCTGACCGCCTTGCCGGCGGGGCGGATCGAGGTGCTCCGCGGCGCGGCCTCGGCGATCCATGGATCGGACCCGATCGGCGGGGTTGTGTCGATTTCGGCAGGCGATACGCGCGGCATGTCCGCCTTTGCGGAGACGGGCAGCCTTGAAACACTGAACGGCGGCGCCGGCTGGCGCGGCGAGCGCTTCGGCGCGGCCGTGAACGGGTTCACGACCGAGGGCGTCGACACGTCAGGCACCGGCGGCGCGAAGGATGGATCGGACGCGTTGTCAGGCTTGCTGACGGCGAATTTTGATCTGGGGGCGGACTGGTCGCTGTCGCTGGTGGGGCTGGCGCGCAAGGCGGACGCCGACTTTGATGCGGATACGGATTTCGACGGCCTGCTGGACGATGAGGACCGGCGCACAGAGGCCGAGCAGCGCGTTGCGGGCGCGGCGCTCACTGGCGCGCTCGGGCCGCTCGACCATGTGGTAAAGGCGAGCTTCAGCGAGGTGCAGCGTGACAATTTCGCGGATGGTTCGCTCTCGGACGATTATACCGGGCGGCGCACCAAGCTCAGCTGGTCGCCGGGCTTTGTCGCGGGCGGTCACTCGGTGACCGGTCTCGTGGACTTCGAGCGCGAGACTTATGAGCGTTCGGACATTCAGTATGGCGGACTGACGGATGCGTCCGAGGCATTCGAGTCGCTGGGGCTGGCGGGCGAATACCGGCTGGCGCTGGGCGCGTTCGATTTTGCCGCCTCGGCCCGGCATGACGACAACAAGGGGCGGTTTGCGGATGCAGACACCTGGCGCCTTGGTGCCGGATACGCGATTGCGCCGGTCGGCGGACGGGTGCGTGCGTCGGTGGGCACCGGTGTTAAGAATCCAACGTTCACGGAGCTTTTCGGATTCTTCCCAGGCAGTTTCGTCGGCAACCCGGACCTCAAACCGGAAGAGTCCACCAGCTGGGAGGTTGGCTGGGACCAGACGATCGGCGACTTCAGCTGGTCGGCGACGTATTTCGAGGCGGATCTCGAGAACGAGATCTACACCGCGTTCAATCCGGACTTCACCTCCACCGCGCTGAACCGCGCCGGCAAGAGCGAGCGGATGGGCGTTGAACTAGCAGCACGCTGGCAGGTGCTGGAAAGACTTGCCCTGGCCGGGCAGGCGAGCGTGTTCGACTCGCAGGACGATGCCGGCGCGGACGAAATCCGCGTGCCGGAAGAGACGGCCTCGCTGAGCGTTGACTGGCGGGTGCGCGAGGACGGGCTGCGCCTCGGCGCGGCGCTGGACTATGTCGGCGCACAGGGTGATTTCAATTTCGGGCCATTCCCGGCACAACTGGTTGCGCTGGATGCCTATACGCTGGCTTCCCTGACGGTTGAATATCCGCTCACGGACCGTGTGGCACTGACCCTGCGGGGGGAGAACCTGCTGGACGAGACAGCGGTGGACGTGTTCGGCTATACCGGGCCGGGCGCCGGCGTGTTCGTGGGGTTGAAGGTGAAGTGA